In Candidatus Thermoplasmatota archaeon, one DNA window encodes the following:
- a CDS encoding nickel-dependent hydrogenase large subunit, with product GPVNHTLAYHWARVIELQHATERMLELASDKSITSDDIRGPYGEPKEGVGIVEAPRGTLIHHYASDKNGLCTKINMIVATTNNYAAINTSVKQAAKALIKNGEVSPGLLNKVEMAFRCYDPCNSCGTHSLNGGPALEVTIRRKDSSVQSTQRNF from the coding sequence CGGGCCGGTGAACCACACTCTGGCGTACCACTGGGCTAGGGTCATAGAGTTGCAGCACGCCACAGAGAGGATGCTGGAGCTTGCGAGCGACAAGAGCATCACCAGCGACGACATCAGGGGCCCGTACGGCGAGCCCAAAGAGGGTGTGGGCATAGTCGAGGCGCCTAGAGGCACGCTCATACACCACTACGCCTCCGACAAGAACGGCCTGTGCACGAAGATCAACATGATCGTCGCGACGACGAACAACTACGCTGCCATCAACACGAGTGTGAAGCAGGCAGCGAAGGCTCTGATCAAGAACGGAGAGGTGTCACCTGGCCTGCTGAACAAGGTGGAGATGGCCTTCAGGTGTTACGACCCCTGCAACTCGTGTGGCACGCACTCGCTGAACGGCGGGCCAGCCCTTGAGGTAACGATCAGACGCAAGGACAGCTCGGTCCAGTCGACTCAGAGAAACTTCTGA
- a CDS encoding hydrogenase maturation protease — MAEALRIPVRVLILGVGNPILSDDGVGIHVAREIMKRELPGVDVEELAASGLELLDVVRGYDKVVIVDAIQTTKGEPGELYVLEEKDFEKSIHGSSPHGINIATALALGRKLVPNEMPKEVVFIAVEAEDLVNVSEKLTPKVAKALPGIVERVRRESRSVQ; from the coding sequence ATGGCTGAGGCCCTTCGGATTCCCGTGAGAGTGCTAATCCTCGGCGTCGGCAACCCTATTCTCTCGGACGACGGCGTAGGCATCCATGTCGCTCGAGAGATCATGAAAAGGGAACTACCTGGAGTAGACGTGGAGGAGCTCGCGGCAAGTGGGCTGGAGCTGCTCGATGTGGTCCGGGGTTATGACAAGGTCGTCATAGTAGATGCGATCCAGACGACAAAGGGAGAACCTGGTGAACTGTACGTCCTTGAAGAGAAGGATTTCGAGAAGTCCATCCATGGATCTTCCCCGCACGGGATCAACATCGCGACGGCCCTCGCCCTGGGAAGGAAGCTCGTGCCGAACGAGATGCCCAAGGAGGTCGTCTTCATTGCGGTCGAGGCGGAAGACCTGGTCAATGTCAGCGAGAAGCTCACCCCGAAGGTTGCGAAGGCGCTGCCTGGGATAGTGGAGCGGGTGAGGAGGGAGTCGCGCTCGGTGCAATAA